One Paenibacillus sp. SYP-B4298 genomic window, TCACGCATGGTGTCCATCTGATGCTGATGGCTGTGAATGGCTTGAAGCGTGGCGCGGCGCCGCTGCTTGGTGAGAACAACGACGTATTTACCGACCCGGTACCGCAGGCGCTTATATTGACCTCGATCGTCATCAGCTTTGCGCTGACCGCCTTTTCCTTGGTGCTGGGGTATCGTACCTATGTAGAGCTTGGAACCGATGATTTGGAAAAATTGAGGGGAGAGCCGAATGAATAATCTAGTCATCCTACCGATCCTTCTCCCGTTGTTCTCCGGTGTGCTGCTGTTCTTTTTGCGGCGCCAGATTAGGACGCAGCAGGCGATTACGCTTGTTGCCACAACGGCAACATTAATCTCGTCGCTCGTCCTGATCGGGAGCATATCCAGGGATGGGATTCAGATCTTGAACATGGGCGGCTGGGAGGCCCCTTACGGCATTACACTGGTAGCGGATATGCTTGCTGCGCTCTTGACGGCCACCGCCTCCATCGTGACGATAGCCTGCCTGCTGTATACCTTTCATTCTATTGGCGAGGATCGTAAAAAGTTTTATGTATATCCGCTGCTGCTGTTGCTCTTATGCGGGGTGAACGGCTCCTTTTTGACAGGCGATATTTTTAATCTGTTCGTATTCTTTGAAGTGATGCTCATCTCCTCCTACGCGCTCATCAGTCTTGGCGGGGGAAAGGTGCAGCTTCGAGAGACGATCAAATATATGATCACCAATATTATCTCCTCTATGCTGTTTATTGTAGCCGTTGCTTATCTGTATTCCATTACTGGTACACTAAGTATGGCACATCTGTCCGAGCGTGTGGCGCTTGCAGGGCAGGATGGGCTCATTACAACCGTCAGTCTGCTGTTTCTCATTGTATTCGGACTAAAGGCCGGTCTGCTGCTGTTCTTCTGGCTGCCTGGCTCCTATAGTGCACCTCCTGCAGCTATCGCAGCGATCTTTGCCGCGTTGCTAACCAAGGTGGGGATTTACGCGATTATGCGGATGTTTACACTGATTTTCTATCATCAGTCGGATTTCACGCATACGGTACTCGTCTGGATGTCCGCGCTGACGATGATTCTCGGCGCAGTAGGAGCGATAGCCTATGGGGATATACGCCGTATTTTGGCCTACAATGTTATTGTATCTGTCGGGTTTGTCGTATTTGGTGTCGCTGTGGCGAGCAGGGAGGCGCTGACTGGCGCGGTGTTCTATCTGATTCATGATATGCTTGCCAAAGCGCTGATCTTCATCCTGGGTGGCGTTATTGTGAGCATCGCCGGCACGGACCGGCTACGCGATATTAGCGGTCTGATCCGGTTCAGACCAACGCTAGGCTGGTTGTTCTTCCTCTCGGCGCTTGCTCTGGCCGGGGTTCCTCCGCTCAGCGGATTTGTAGGCAAGGTGATGATTCTGCAAGGCGGGATAGCACAAAGCTATTATGTCATGGCAGCGATCGGACTGCTGACCAGCTTGCTCGTGCTGTACTCTGTGATGAAAATCTTCATTAACAGCTTCTGGGGCGAAACGCTTCTGAGTGAAGGAGAAGAAAAGTCGCCGGGTAAAGGGTATCTTCTTCCAGGGGCAATGCTGGCGGCCTTGTTGATCGGGCTTGGGCTAGGAGCAGAGACGGTACTGACTTATGTAGGGCAGGCCGTCGAAGTGATGCTGAATCCAATGCTGTACATCGAGGCAGTTCTGCCGCAAACCGGAATGTAACCTAAGCTGCCAGGAAGGAAGTGCTCTCAACGTGACGCTGCAAATTTTACTCAATATTATTATTGCCATGGTCTGGATGCTGCTTCATGATGATTGGAATACGCTCAGCTTCTTTATCGGATATGTGATCGGCGCGGTCATGATCTATGTACTGCGGCGTTTCTTTCCGGGGCCGTTCTATGGTAGGAAAATATGGTCGATTATCAAATTATTCATGTTATTTAATGTAGAGCTGGTGAAATCGAGCGCGATCGTGATCGCACAGGTTACCCGGCCTAAGCTCAATATTCAACCTGGCATCTTCAAGGTGGAGACGAAGCTTAAGAGCGACTGGGAGATTATGCTTCTGTCCAATCTGCTTACGCTGACGCCGGGCTCAGTCGTGCTGGAGATCGCGCCTAGGCAAGGCATACTCTATCTCCATGCCATGGATGTAACCGAATTTGAGGATGCGATCGTGAAGACGAAGGAACGATTTGAACATGCCATAATGGAGGTGACAAGCTGATGTTTGATGCATTAATGGTATTATCCATGCTGCTACTGTCCATATCCATTGTCATTGCATTGTTTCGCGTCATTCGCGGCCCGGCGTTGCCGGATCGGGTGCTGGCGCTGGATTCGATCGGCTATAGTATCATCGGCATTGTAGCCGTACTCTCGATCATGCTGGATACTTCAGCGTATCTGGAGACGATACTGCTCATCGGCATTCTGGCTTTCCTGAGCACGATTGCACTGTGCAAATTTCTGGAGAGGGGTGTCGTCATTGAGCGGAACCGTGATCATTGAAGTGCTGGTGGCGAGTATGGTGCTGCTTGGCACCGTGCTCAGCCTGTTGAGCGCACTGGGCTTTATACGTCTGCCTGACATCTACACTCGATCCCATGCGGCAACGAAGAGCATTACGCTCGGTATTTTGTTCATCCTGCTCGGAACCTTTATCTATTTCCTGTTCACACATCGTGTGGTCAGTATTCGTCTGCTGCTCGGTATTGTCTTTGTCTTCCTGACAGCGCCGGTCGCAGGCCATCTGATTGCCCGCTCTGCGTATCGTTCCGGTGTCAAGATGTGGGATAAGAGTGCGAAGGATGAGCTGCGAAGCGATCTGAAAAAGCTGAATCAACTGGAGCAATATCATAGTGGTGAGCAGTCGTACAATCGTGAATCCTCTTACCCGTAATGATCGGCAAGCACGCTGTTGCAGGCGTGCTTTTTCTATTGAAATATGCTATACTAATTATAGTTACTAAATAAAGTGAAGAGGTGATGGCGATGAGCAAGCAGAAGCAGCATTACGAGCGGGGGATAGAGGACGTATGGAGCGCAGTGAAAAATCAGATCCATCGCGGACATGAGAATAGCTTTATTCTGGAGCCTGGGCCAGGCAATTGGGAGAAATATGATCCCTTCCTGTTTCTTGCTGAGGATTGGTTCCAACGTGGCTCCTTCGATACTCATCCCCATCGGGGGATTGAGACGGTCACCTATGTAATGGAAGGCGTGCTAGAGCATTATGACAGCTCCACGAATGGCAAGGACGAGCTGCGGGCAGGCGATGCCCAATGGATGACAGCAGGACGCGGGGTCATTCATAAGGAGGACCCGGCACCGGGAGAGACCGTTCATTCGCTTCAGCTATGGGTTAATCTCCCAGCCTCGCATAAGATGACCGAACCGCATTACCAGAATCTGCGGGCGGAGACGATGCCGGTGCGTGAGGAGGAGGGCGTGTCTGTCCGCATCTTCTCTGGTTCTTCCGGCGGCGTTCAGTCCTCTACTCGCAATATCGTGCCTGTGACGATGCTGGAGGTAACGATGGAGGCGGGGGCCGTGCTGCTGCAAGAGCTCCCCTCAAGCTATAACGGCTTTATCTTTGTACTGGAGGGCGAAGCAAGGCTTGGACGCGACAGGATAGCATGTGGAGAGCGTCAAGCCGCATGGCTTGGAGAGGGCGGATCAGGCGAGTGGAGCTCGGTGCGTATCGAGGCAATTACGCCGCTGCGAGTCTTGTTGTATGCAGGCGAGCCGCTCCACGAGCCGATCGCAGCGCGTGGACCCTTCGTCATGAATACGGAGGAAGAGCTGCGTCAGGCCTACCAGGATTATCGAGATGGCAAATTTATCTGATTAAGCTCGCAGCCCCGTCTGTCATCATGCAGGCGGGGCTTTGTGCTGTAGGGGTCCAAGCATAATGGGGCTTACCTGATCAGGGTTTGTATCCAAACCTACCTTGGCCTGTTATAATGAAGTTATGTCGAATTTGGACGAACGTAACGTATATTTCCGCTTCATTGGGCCAATGCTGGAACCAAGGGAGGGTAGTAGCTTGCGAATCTCAATCGAAGGAAGATGAATCAGAATGCTCGACCTGAAGAGCTGGCTGCTTAACAAGGATGTCAAACGTTTTTTAATTTTAGCACTTATTTGTCTTCTGATTTTTAGTCTCCGCGGCATGATGAATCTTGTTCTGCTAACATTGCTGTTCACCTTCTTGATGGGGAGCCTTCATATGTATATTATGAAGCTGCTCGACCGTTTCTACTCGGTCCCTTCAAAAGTCATCCTGCCACTGATGTACATGGTGCTTTTGCTGCTTATCATTATAGGCTTCTACAAGCTTGTTCCTCCTATTGGGGATCAGATTGTACAGCTTTACAAGCTTTTTAAGCGGTTCTACCTGCATCCCCCGGACACGGACTTTGCCCGGTATGTGTTCACCTACCTGGAGTCCGTAGATTTTCATAAACTGATCGGCCCCAGCTTCAATCTGGTGGTGAAGATTAGTCATGTGGCGTTAACGGTGTTTTTGGCACTGATATTGAGCTTATTCTTCCTGTTGGAGAAAACAAAGGTTACGCAGTTTACCGCACAGTTCAAGACAAGCAAGCTTGGCTGGCTGTTTGAGGAGCTGGGCTATTTCGGATCGAAATTTATCCATACCTTCGGCAAGGTCATTGAAACGCAAATTCTGATTTCCCTGATCAATTCGATTTTGACGACAATTGGCTTATGGATATTAGGCTTTCCGCATTTGCTAGGTCTGGCCGTCATTATATTCCTGCTCGGACTGATCCCGGTTGCGGGTGTCTTCATTTCGCTGCTGCCGCTTTCAACGATTGCTTACACGATTGGCGGATTCAATTATCTCATCTACCTGCTGGTGCTCATCGTTATCCTGCATACCATTGAAGCGTATGTGCTGAATCCGAAGCTGATGTCATCCAAGACCCATCTTCCGATCTTCTATACCTTTGTCGTGCTGCTGTTCTCGGAGCATTATCTTGGTGTATGGGGGCTTATCATCGGTATTCCTATCTTTGTATTTCTACTAGATATTATCGAGGTTCGGGCAGTCGATACCGGCAAGAAGCAGTCGTAATGCTCATAATACATTAAAGCTAGTCTCAGTAGAAGAAATGGAGAACTGCTTATGCAAATGGCACAGGAGCTAATCTCACATTACGGTTATGCTGCGATTTTTTGTCTGCTCGCGCTCGGTATTGTCGGCTTGCCGGTGCCCGATGAGGTTCTTATGACCTTCGTTGGTTATCTGGCTTCACTCTATGTACTCAAGCTGCCCCTTGCCATGATTGTTGCATTCAGCGGAGCGCTATGCGGCATGCTGCTCAGCTACATGATCGGGCGCAAGTTCGGCAGACCGCTAATACATCGCTATGGCAGGTGGGTCAAGCTGACGCCCAAACGGCTGGAGAGGGTAGAGAGTTGGTTCAATCGTTATGGTCTGTGGACCATAGTGTTTGGTTATTTTATTCCCGGAGTAAGGCATCTTACTTGCTACCTGTCAGGAATTAGCGGTGTTCGTGCCCGGACCTATATGCTGTTTGCAGGGGCGGGGGCCTTGTTATGGAGCACTGTCTTCATAACTATGGGCTACTTCCTCGGCAATGTGGATCTGTTCTCCTGGCGTCATTAGGCGTGCAATGAGCACGGCTGTCTGCGACTTCTCACAAGTCGCAGTCCCTGCTTCAGCACGAAACTGAACATAATGGACCCGGATAGCGCCACGATATGATGATGAGATAGCTTTTCGAGCACGCTATAGATCATTTCACAACCGATCCATTCGATAGCGACGAATTCCTTGATGGCGGCAGCAGAGATGACGACCATTACGTAATCCCCCGATGTTGTAGCAAGCTTCATACTTTGCTTCCTCCTCATTTGCTAACCTCAGTAAGGCAGCCCATGCGTCTTAAGTTGAATTCGGCTTCTTGTTTATACCTTATGCACAGCACGCTTGTATCTATGAGCTATGCTTTTTGTCATAACCAAATATGAAAATAGCAGTTGATTTTTTCATGAAAAACGAGGTATAATCATTTCATTCGATGACCGAAGAACTGTAATGTTATTTTGGTCAATATATGAAATGAGGTGAGAGATGCCATGTCCGATATTGATCGCAAGCAGGAAATTTTGAAGGCAGCTCAGCAGTCCATTTCGCTGTTTGGCTATAAGGCAACTACCATGGATCAGGTGGCGAAGCTTGCCAGAGTTGGCAAAGGTACCATTTACACCTTCTTCTCGAGCAAGGAAGAGCTGTTTCAAGAGATTATGGTAAAGCTCAATACCGAGATGCTGGAGCTGGCGCAGCAGGCTTACCGCCCTGAGCTGTCCTTTCGGGACAATATGCGAGCGATCCTGCAGGGGGTGTTGGCCTATCGCAGCAATCATCCGCTCATATCGCAGTTAGTGCATGAGGTGCGCGATATGGGAACGCCAGAGGCTATGGAGGGCATTCGGCAAACCGAGGAAGCCATTATTCAATATGTAACGACGAAGGTGGAGGAGTATACGGCCCGCGGGGAGCTGAAGCCGAGCAATCCCGAGATGACGGCATTTATGCTTGTCAAGATGTATTTGTTATTGATTCGGGAATGGGATCATAAGCCTGGTCGTCATTCATTGACTCATGAGCAAATATTAGATCTGATGGAGCTGTATTTCTTGAATGGGGTCAGTCAACAAGAGCCATCCTAAGGATGTGCCCCACTCAAGGAGAGGGCGGTGTGCTGCGAGGAAGCTAGCGCGCCGCCATAGAGATACAGGGCAAGCTTTATTTTTTTCTCTCTATATGACCAAAATTACAATTTAGTTCTGCGTTCATTCACGCATGTTAAGCTAACATAACAGGGGATGGTTTCAATGAATATGCTCAAGGCGGAATGGAAAAAAATTTTTAGTCGGCCAATGTCCATCATCACGATTGTCGGATTGCTGTTTGTTCCTTTCTTCTACGGCCTGATCTTCCTTTCGGCATATTGGGACCCCTATGGTAATACAGACCAGCTACCCGTTGCTGTCGTTAATCTCGATCAAGGGGCCGACTATCATGGCAAGCGGCTTGATATTGGCAGCAAATTTGTAGAGCAGCTCGAGGATAATACGACCTTCAAGTGGTCATTTCCTGACAAGGAGAGTGCGCTCAAAGGGCTGGAGGATGAATCGTACTATCTCGTCATTGAGATTCCGGCCAACTTTTCCAAGGATGCAACGACGGTTATGGACGAGAAGCCGATCAAAATGAAGCTTAATTATTATACGAACCCCGGCAAAAACTATCCTGGTTCGCAGATCAGCAACGCTGCGATGGTCAAAATCAATGAACAAATTGATTCTGAGGTAACGAAGGAATATACACGCTCGCTGTTCGATAGTCTAAGCGATATATCATCGAGCTTTCAGAAGGCCAGCAACGCTGCTGGAGAACTCGATACTGGCGGCCGCAAGCTCGAAGATGGCTCCAAGGAGCTTCATGATAAGCTGGAGTTGCTTGCGTCAAGCACGGTTAAGCTGCAGAAGGGCGTCTCCGACCTGTCAACCGGGGCCGACAGTGTGCAAAGCGGTCTGAAGGAGGCCAGAAGCGGAGCAGCCCAATTATCCGATGGTCTGCAAGGGGTGAACAGCGGTGCAGTGAAGCTTCAGGAGGGCTCCGTCAAGCTAGCAGACGGCTTGCAGCAGCTAGGCGCGGGCGCGCAGAAGCTCCACGGAGGCTCGCAAGAGCTGAATAACGGCATCAGCAAGCTGGATAGTGGCCTGAAGTCGTCAGTAAGTGGAGCATCACAACTCAAACAGCAGCTTGAAGCCTATAGCGGGAAAATGGCAGAGCTTGCGCAAGCGATGAGTACACTCGCTGGACAAGACGGAGCCTCTGAACAGTTGAAGCAGCTATCTGCGTCGCTTGGAGAGCTGCAGAAGGGTGCGCAGCAGCTAGAGGCAGCCGCAGGCAAGCTCGCGGATGGGCAGCAGCAGCTATCTGGCGGAGCCCAGCAGTTGGTTAGCGGCGGCAGCGGACTGGAGCAGGGCTTGCTCGCTCTTGGCGACAAGCTGAAGGCGGCACAAGCTGGCGCAGTCGAGCTATCGCAAGGAAGCCAAGCGCTGCAAGCAGGCACAGGGAAGCTCGCCGCTGGCGGCACAAGTCTGGTAAGCGGGCTCGACAAGCTGATCAACGGCCAACAGCAGCTTGTTGGCGGCATGAAGGAGCTAAGCAATGCCTCCGGTCAACTGCAATCCGGTTCGCGGCAATTGGCTGATGGGGCAGGCTCATTGCACAATGGAGCCAAAAGCTTGGCGGAGGGCACAGGCAAACTGCATAACGCGCTACAGGATGGGGCGGATCAGACGGGTGTTCATGCGGATGAAGAGACGTATGACATGTTCGCCGCTCCAACGGAGCTAGAGGGACATAAGCTTCATGAGATTCCGAGCTACGGCGTCGGCTTGGCGCCCTATATCCTGAGCATAGCTCTCTATGCGGGAGCGATGATGTTTGCCTCGGCTTATTCACTCAAGGAAGCGGCCATCCGACCGCGTAGAGGCTACCCATGGTTCCTCAGCAAGCTGAGTGTGGTCGTTATCGTCAGCTTCTTGTCCTCGGTTCTAGTGGACAGTGTGCTGCTGCTGGGCTTGGGCCTTGAGGTGCAATCGATGTGGATGTTCTATCTGTTCACCTTCATTACCAGTTTGACATTCTTTTCGATTGTGTTCATGTTGTTTGTCGCTCTGAACAATGTTGGACTCTACGTTGCCTTTCTGCTGTTGCTGCTGCAGATCGGCGGCAGCGGCGGCACGTTCCCAAGCCTGCTTACGCCGGGCTTCTTCCAGGCGCTGCACCCGTTCCTGCCGATGACACATTCGATCAACGGTTTCCGCCAGATCATCTCGATCGGTACAGATTACAGCATCGTATGGCAGCAAGCAGGCATTCTCGGAGGCTATACGGCACTGGCATTGCTGGTGGCGGCTGGACTATTCGCCCTGCAGGCGCGCAAGATCGAGAAGAGCGGACATTGGGAGCACGTAGCCCTGGTGGACGAAGAATAAATCATGCGGCAGTTAGGATGAACAGACTTGACCTGTTAATCGTTCTTGACTTTTGGACAGTTGCAACTGATCCGCAATAAGAGAACTCAGAGCACCTTCAAGCATTGCTTCCATGTCTCAGGATATGGAGGAAAACTTGGGGGTGCTTTGGCGTTAATATTCATATACTCGCTATGTTCGTTGGTCGTGTTCAACTTGCTGCCGTTGTAGTGTTTGGAGGACAGAACAATTAGGGTAAAGTCTATGAGAATTGGTTCATAGGAAAAATAGAAAATAATATGTAGTAATGGTTGAATTTATAGCATTACTTTTATATACTAGTAGACAGGATATGTTTTAGCGTTTTCGGAAGCACCGGCCTACAAGGAGATCCTTGTTTGCTTGTGCTTTTTTTGCTCTGCCAGGCACGGATGGGCTAGGAATGAATTGTACAGAGAGGGGATCAAGTGATGAAGAAAACATGGATAGGGACACGGGCAACTGGATCGAAGGAATCGCTAATTGCAAGAGGGGGCAGAGCAACGGGAGCGCTCGCACTCGCTGCGGCTGTGTTGCTTGGTGGGGGTGGAGCAGCAATGCCGCCTGCGGATGCTGCGGTATTAGAGGGTGGGAATAAGGATATAAAAGGGCTGGTCACATTTAAAACCGACGTATCCTTGGAGGTGCTCTATGATGCGCGGCGTATTCAGTTCGATGTGCCTCCGAAAATGGTGGAGGGCAGCGTCCTGGTGCCGATCCGATTCGTAGCGGAGAAGATGGGCGCCAAGCTGCAACTGAACGGTAAAGACATCACGATCACCAAAGAGGACAAGGTGCTGAAGCTGACACGAGACTCGAAGAAGGCGTCTTTTAACGGCAAAGCAGTCACGCTTGCACAGCCAGCCATGGTGGACAGAGGCCGTACCCTGGTGCCGCTGCGTGCTGTGAGCGAGGGGCTGGGTGTAAAAGTCGAATGGGATCATGCGAATCAGTATGTGTGGATTGGCAGCCAGGAGGTGCCGAGGCTGGAGGACGTGATTGATCCGGTGGATGTGAAGCCGTATGCGAAGTATTATCCGGCTGATGACCTATTATGGACAATCTACAGTTCCGATCCTGAATTGAATGGTAAAAAGATAACAACTATAAGATTGGTGAGGACAAGCGATTTTCCTTTGTTGTTTGGTAATGGTCAAATTGTATATCGCTTAGATAAATCAAAAGGGACCGATCAGAATGACTATATTCGTTTCTCTTCAAACTATAGGGGGAGTATATCGAATGGGCTTTTCCTTCTTCGTAGTGACAAGTTTCGGTTTCAGGGCGCCTATACCAGAGAGAACACAAAAACAGCTACTCTTGAGTATATTCCCATTGATTACTACGACGATAATGAAACAACCTGGTTGACAGATATTGAGTACATCGGTCTAAACCTTGATTCAGATTCATTAATTGCTATGAAAAATGAATGGAGGAAATAGGTAAGTGAAGCATAAAATAAAAGGACTATCATTGGTACTTCTTTTCGCCTTCATTTTAGAACTTGTGATACCCTTTGTGCCTTTGATGGATAATCTAAGAACAGCAGAGGCTGCTCCAGATTTCGGAAATGCATCGATTCAACCCTATCCTGTTGCAAATAAAAGATACGCTGTAGGATTTATGTATTATGAAGCATGGAGTAATACCAAAGGGCGGTTCACAAGTTTTGGTCCCGGGGACATTGTTCCCCCGGACTTGCTTTACCATACGTACAATTTCTCATTTCCCAATCGTACAGTGACAGATGTAAAGGTATATAAATTCAACACGGCTAACAATGATCATATTAACTATTTTAATCAGTCGAGGGTGGGGCAAAATTATAATGTTTTTAAATTGTATCTTTCCGAATCCGTCAACAATCCTCAAGTCTCCAATTCTTCTGGTAAAGGCACCAGCACGGTCACCTTTACAGTAAACCTGTCTGGCGAGCTTACAACTGGACGCCACCAAGATATGACTAATAGCGCCTATTGCAGCGAAGAAGTCACTGTAAAAGGTAAGAAACAAAAACGCTGTGCTCCCGGCACAAAGGTATATCGATATTATTTCCCGGTTGTCTTCGAGTTCCATCTGAACGGGAGGATGATTACCCAGCATTATACGACTGACAGCAAAAGCCTGGCCTCTGTCTTCCCTACCGACACTAAGGACATCGTGATTGGCAAGATGTACGAGGAAAAACCTTCAAGTCACAAAGACTATAAATACGAGGGCTATAAGGAGAGCAGTGAGGGCGATCCGACCGGGGACATCAAGAAGGGAACGCCGAACATCTATTACAACGGCAAGTATGACACCCATCGCATCTATTTCTATTACAGCAAGCTGGAGGAACCTCCGCCACCAGGGAGCGGCGAGATCAAGATCCGTCACATGAACCGAGTTGGATCGACCGGAGCCTACACGTTAGCCGGGGAAGAATCCGAGACCGTAGCGCGTGTACCTGCGACGCGAACAGCCACAGCCAAAGCTTCCTACGGTGACATCCAAGGCTATAGCCTCAGCTTTACCGGCTACAGCAACACCGTGACGAACAGTACCGATAATACGCGCGCGGTCAGTCTAACCACCACCAATAAGACGGCATATGTGACCTTCTTTTACAATAAACCCGATAATTCAGGTAGATATACTGTAGATTTTAAAATCGATCCGAGCAGTATCAGCTATCGAGATTCGTTCAGCTTTACCCCCAAAATTACGGTATCCGGCTGTACGTATATCTCGCATAAGTACCGTATTGAACGGGACGGAAGCCGTGTCGTCACCAGCGCAGTACAGGGCATGAGCACCGTCTCCAACTATACATACAGCACTTACCCGTGGATTATCGGGATCGGGACACATCAGGTATATGTCCAGCTCACCACAAGCTGCGGGATCTCGGAGTGGGTCGGGCCGAAGACGCTGGAGGTAGCGGGTCCGAAGAACAACAGGCCGCCCGTCTTTCAGGCTGCTTTTGTCTATCCGTTCGCACCAACGGTTCCGATTTATGAAGTTGTCGAAGGTACGGTCATGAATATGATCTACATATACGATCCGAGTGTGCCGACACCATACGACCCGGACGGAGATTCAACGTATTTTGACGGGTTCGACTTCGACAGTACGAGCAGCCCGTTCCTGAAGCAGATTCCGACCGTGTACGAAGACCATAAAAACATGGACGGCTATCACAATATTGTGATGGATACGCCGGGCGATTATGCGATTACTGCGAGTATGCGAGATGAATTCGGCGCCAAGGCGACATCGGTCGCACGCATCAAGGTGGTACCGAACAATCCGATTCCTCGCATCGTAGCGCCAGCGGAAGTCATCGTCAATCGACCGATCAAGGCCGATGCAATCCATGGTCAAGGCAGCACAGCCGCGCTGCAAAAAACCATTAGGGACTACCATTGGACCAACAAGAAGGACAGGTACACGCAGATAGGAACCGAGATTGTGGAGCTGGAGGTAACCGATAGTGCAGGTGTGCGCAGCTTGCCCAAGGATAAGGCCACGGCAGCAATTAACGTCGTTCCAGACAAGCCGCCTGTCGCGAAGCTGGAGCTGCCAGAGAGGATGCTGAGAGGTTCGATCGATGTGCTGAACAAGTCTTATAGTCCAGACAATGATGGCATTGTCGTCAGCAACCTTACGATATGGTACGACGCAGATCATAGCGGCGCCTTCACGAAGGAGCCGGGGAAGAAGCTTCCGATTGGGGTGAAGGGTTCGTACAAATTCACACCTGACAAGGTAGGGAAATATCGCTTTCAGATCTATATTGAAGAGGATTGGGGATTAAGCGATACGGCGACTTATGAAGTTGAGGTTGTCAATGAAGCGCCGACAACCGCCTTCTCGCTCTCCAGCGAAAGCCCGGAGCCGCCCCAGTTTGACATTTCCCAAGTCATTCCGGCCTCAATTCTATTTACGAACGAGTGGACGACATCGAGCCTGACACAGCCAAGTGGATTAAGCAAGCTCAACGATTTGTACTTGACCTATGATGTGAAAACAAACAGCCTGGCGAATCGCCATGGCAAATCACCTTATAAGGCACCGCCAGCCGATAGTGCCATCACCTCGGAAACGAAGCAGGAGGCGTACAACGGTAGTTCAAAACCATTATTTGATACGCCATACCTACACAAAGGGGCAAGCGGGTCTTCCCGTCAAAGCCAAGGCATCTTTGGCTCTATCCCGTATCAGAGACTGAGGACGAATAGTGATCTGATCACCCCGTACTGGTCAGGCGAGCAATGGAAGAAAACCGAGCTATCGGAGTACAGCGCCTTTTTGTACCAGGATGTGTTTGGAGGAACCTATGA contains:
- a CDS encoding YhgE/Pip domain-containing protein, translating into MNMLKAEWKKIFSRPMSIITIVGLLFVPFFYGLIFLSAYWDPYGNTDQLPVAVVNLDQGADYHGKRLDIGSKFVEQLEDNTTFKWSFPDKESALKGLEDESYYLVIEIPANFSKDATTVMDEKPIKMKLNYYTNPGKNYPGSQISNAAMVKINEQIDSEVTKEYTRSLFDSLSDISSSFQKASNAAGELDTGGRKLEDGSKELHDKLELLASSTVKLQKGVSDLSTGADSVQSGLKEARSGAAQLSDGLQGVNSGAVKLQEGSVKLADGLQQLGAGAQKLHGGSQELNNGISKLDSGLKSSVSGASQLKQQLEAYSGKMAELAQAMSTLAGQDGASEQLKQLSASLGELQKGAQQLEAAAGKLADGQQQLSGGAQQLVSGGSGLEQGLLALGDKLKAAQAGAVELSQGSQALQAGTGKLAAGGTSLVSGLDKLINGQQQLVGGMKELSNASGQLQSGSRQLADGAGSLHNGAKSLAEGTGKLHNALQDGADQTGVHADEETYDMFAAPTELEGHKLHEIPSYGVGLAPYILSIALYAGAMMFASAYSLKEAAIRPRRGYPWFLSKLSVVVIVSFLSSVLVDSVLLLGLGLEVQSMWMFYLFTFITSLTFFSIVFMLFVALNNVGLYVAFLLLLLQIGGSGGTFPSLLTPGFFQALHPFLPMTHSINGFRQIISIGTDYSIVWQQAGILGGYTALALLVAAGLFALQARKIEKSGHWEHVALVDEE
- a CDS encoding copper amine oxidase N-terminal domain-containing protein; translated protein: MKKTWIGTRATGSKESLIARGGRATGALALAAAVLLGGGGAAMPPADAAVLEGGNKDIKGLVTFKTDVSLEVLYDARRIQFDVPPKMVEGSVLVPIRFVAEKMGAKLQLNGKDITITKEDKVLKLTRDSKKASFNGKAVTLAQPAMVDRGRTLVPLRAVSEGLGVKVEWDHANQYVWIGSQEVPRLEDVIDPVDVKPYAKYYPADDLLWTIYSSDPELNGKKITTIRLVRTSDFPLLFGNGQIVYRLDKSKGTDQNDYIRFSSNYRGSISNGLFLLRSDKFRFQGAYTRENTKTATLEYIPIDYYDDNETTWLTDIEYIGLNLDSDSLIAMKNEWRK